The nucleotide sequence ACCAAAATTAACTAACTTAAGCCAACATCTATTAACACCAGGGGGGAGCTAGGAATTGATCATGGGATGGGTTGACGCATTTTCGTTTGTTCGGAAAATTTTCGCGGGGTTGCCCCTGAAAAAGTATTTTAGGGCTATTTTACAACAATATAACTTATCAAAATGATATTATGGATGAAAATTCATCTTAATTTTGGTATCATAAAGTAACCCAATAgtttaacataaataaatattaaaactaGATTTCAAAATAATAGTCACCATAGGCCTTCCAATTTGGTAGACTAAATATAGTTGCATCATAAATCAGCACATAGACATAGAGGCTATGAAGAAGACACTTGTAAAAAGTGCCATAACCCCCATTGCGTTCAAGCGCATAATCATGTTATCATAAAGAGCTAAACCCCCTTGAATAAATTGTGCAGCATCTGAGTCATGTCCATCATCACCAAGTTGATTCATCCACTCCGACAACATTCTTTTGGAATCCTTAGCAAACTCAATCAAATCACCTCTCCTTCTCAACTTGATCAAAATCCAATAAAACATACTTCAACTTTCACTGTGCCAGCAAAATAGGCCAAATATCGATACCCAACAATACCAACGTAAGTGCCACAATAGAAAGCAGAGAAATACAACTCAGAGTTGATTTGAGAGAAACATAAGTGAAGAACCCATTGAATGCAAATGAACCTGTGTAGTTGATCAGGTTTGCAATAATTGCATCCACTTGCTTGACCACTTCAGTTTCTTTGTTCTTCAAGGCAGAAAATCACGTGTTTCCATCTTTCAAATTATTTGAAGCTATTGCAAGAAAACACAACAGaagtaaaattaaaatatgaacAAACCAAAATATGTTTCgaaagagaataacaaaaaaCACATTCATAAACCTATAATTAAAATGCTAGAAGAGCGAGGATTGGCAACGGCTTGTGCTCGTAAAAGATACATATAATGGGGTTTGATGTCTTAAGGAAATTTGATACACTTGTATCATATGACCATGTTCTAGCCTCTTTGACTCTTCAAAGTAACAAAGCGTATAGCAAAAGTGAATATAATACGCTGCAACTCATTTGCATAGTCATGGATATTGATATATCTCTGAAATTGAATCATCATCATTGATTTTGAGCTCACTTACAATCCCCCTACATTTCATgtacaaattttcaaatttccatCAACCTCACTTTCCAACCATTATATACTGATGACAATAAGCTTAAATATGCATAGTTTCATAGCTTGTCGAAGGATTAGAACTACAATTAACATGCCAAAAGTACATCATATACAAATATAAGAGGGTTGTCACTTTTACAGAatagttagagaacacaaatAGTGAGTACTAAAATCATAACATAACCATAAGCTGTTCATCATCCTTGATTCCTTTCACATGAAAATATATCGTCACAATGATGGAAGCAATCAGCAAGcaatacaaaaaagaaagtgaaaagcTAAAAAAGTTAAATTAACTAATATTCAATCTTTCAAATTTACAGGAATCAAAGCATAAGAATATTAATACTTGAAGTGGAGTGAAGCAACCATGATTGTCTTGCAAATGGCAACCTTGTGGTCTCGGTATTCTTCctaattttttgtttaattttctcAGTGATCGACCTGTTTCAGAACATAATTGAGGATCTAAAATACAGTGATGATATATTACATGATGAGCTTATCCATGTTCAGGCAATTCTCAATGAAGATCGAAAGGCATCACAATAATAGCCATGTCATCACGATCCATCATACCTAACTACCCAAAGATGAAGGGAAAAAACTCAAACATGGAATGTAGAAACTGTTATCATCACATTAGTGCTCCCCCAACCAAAGGGACTTGATACCAGAAGCATGAATGGGGAATCCATGCGTGTTGCATACatgattaaataattttttatgaatatttCTTATAGTgtatttcaaactttttttttaaagttttgaaGAATTATGCTACACCAGATATTACAATGCACAAAACAAATTTATGATACTGTAATAGAGCCAATGAGGAAGTATGTACAATAGAGGATAAGATCTTTgcaatcaaaacaaaatacaCTCTCCAATTAATCTTACCAATATGTGCATCATCAAGGGAAGCAATTCAAACGTGAAATATACACATCATGATAAGAAATATAatcgaaagaaaaaaaatcgggAAACACCCACAATGAGATCTTAAGAACTTCGGTATAATCCAATAGTAAGTTTTCTAACTGTAATTCATACACCACAATCCACAACATTACTTCATTTTAACATTGCAGATGATTTATTATTCATATTTAAATGGATAAGAAGCTATTACATCACCTTTACTGATATCATTCATTATAAGCAAGGGCATTCGAAGTGAAATAGTAAAAAAACTTATGTCTTGAAGTCCCTATGGAATACACCTCTGTTATGGCAATAATCAAGAGCACCAGTAAGCTGCTGAAAGtactttctttcttcatcttttttcaACCCCTTTTATTTGCCTTGCCCAAGAAATACAGTACAAAACACAATAGAAGATCTGACTTCATTAACTGATCATGCACAATAATTTAGAcatagcaattccaaacaaaaacttTACTGAACTTACAATTCTGTCAAAAGTTCCCAAGCTGTCACAAATTGAAGAACAATGTATATTTTTGTCTTGTTGGCCATCGCCATTCACCTGCACCACAAAAGCTGTTGGAAGTCATGTAAAAATGTGGAAGTAACCATAAAGTGCTAAAAAGTTTTATAGTGATAAAGATAAAATGTGAGATAAAAAAGTATTTATAATTAAGaattaaaaaactaaaaaggtgGGATGAAAAAGTTGGAAgtttaggaggaaaaaaaaaacttaagtgtatcctacttttatatatatataaattgatgaaaattactTCAAGATCATGTAAGATATAACTAGAACACGtaagtattgttatgtattattgtttaatataaataataatagaataaaCGTTGctattgttatgtattatttattattattaggtaATAAAGTATCATAGTCTAAAGAtacaaacatatacatacatatatatgtatatacacacacacttactaaaaaatacatataaaagatatatacaaacatatatatatatatatatatatatatatatatatgtgtgtgtgtgtacatatatatgatgtatatatatatatttagtattgGGGTGTGGGGTTGGGGGACTACAACCTAGTGTAGTCTCCCTTCCCTCCGTCCCATATTAACACCATTGTACAATGACAAGAGAATACATTTTCATTCCTATCTATATCAGCAAGATACGTTTCCCAATACATATTACTGTCTCATTACACAAtaaccattgcaagtgccctaagccaaccaATGTCCTCTCCTCTCTCGatgccaaacaaaaatatagaCCATCAAATTGTGATTGTTGTATTCACATATTCCTCCATGGCCTATCAAATATCACCATATGAACATCCatgccacaaaaaaaaaaatgcaccatTGTTGTATTCCTATTCTTGTTCCCTCCCTTCATTTTCTGTTGTGCAACCAAACAAGCCGTGAGGGTTTAGGGTTCACCCTATACCATTTTCCCTCTCAAAACCACCGAACAAgatcaaattaaaataccaagCAGCAGCGGGAGATGAGAATATCCCTGCATTAGGTCGAAGAGACTGATTTAACTTGTTCTCGAGAGCAGAAGTTAAACTCGCATTTTCAGAGAAGACGAGTAAAACTAAGATAGAGAGAAGGCCAGCCATTGCGAAGAAGACCCAGCAAATGTGCCCGATTTTTTGACTCTCTTGAAGTCGACTTGCTAGAATGCCTATCGGCGTTCGTGAACTCACAGTATTGGGCGAGTTCAAGCCCTTCGGCTTGATTGCCGAGGCTCTCGACGGAAAGCCTCCAAGCAATGTCTCCGAAAAGTTCGATTACTTTCTCTTCGACACTGAAACCACACGAGAGCGAGAAGAGGAGGATGAAACCGATGCATCCATTGCCGCATTCAGCGATGGCTGTGATCACGAGCTCTTCATTAGAGGAAATCGGTAAATTCTGTAATAATTATACAAATTTTATTCTCCAATATCGATTAAAGGAGTAAAGTTTATAGTTAGAGATTGCGTTAGATTACAAAGGTCACCGGACTTCTATTCTGTGCTTGACTGCTTATATCAGGCATGAATTGCTCACTGGATTGGTTTTCTTGTGTCAAACAGTATCATATGGTCAACAGGAGCTGGGGTTTTTAAAAGATTCACCTTACCGACCTCAGTTATCAAGGTACGTTAAGAAATATTTACAGACACATATTCATCAAAATGTGAAGTCTTTTATTTGTTCCTTTTGAGGTATTAGTGAATTCTAATTCGTTTAATGCCAAGACTGCTGTTCGTCCTTATTTGGCTCCTTGTAGATGCCATTACTCGTATAAATTGTTACTATTAGCGGGTCACTATTTTGACTTGGAAGTGATTAACAAGTACCGCTTCAACATGCAGACTGATTTCACGTTTTCATTATTCTTTACATTTATGCAAAGTATAGGGTCATTTAATTTGCTCAGTATGACTGATATTTGCTTGTTGTTTATAGTCATGCTAAGTTGCTACCCTGTTCAATACGAGATTTTTATCCTTTCTCAAGATCACTAATCTCCTcgtcattcaaatttttttagttttcttttcttgtttttgtttagaAAGTTGAATTTAAAAGTGCTAAGAAGTTTCATTTGCCAGTTCTCTTGGAAAATTCAGGGATATAGTAATCACAATTTCATGCATTGTATAGTTTTCCTGGTAGATTAATCTGCTTGCTAGCTTATTCCACTGAAGAGAAATGGCATAATAGAGTCAAACTACTCTGGTACTTACACCACCAAATTTTACTTTTGTGGGATGCAACTCGATTCTAAATTGCTATGACCTTTTACACCTTTTACGAAGGTATTTAGATCTGTCACAAAATTATGTGCTTGTATTTCAATATGAACTTTATTTATCTTGGCATCTTACTTACCTTAGAGTGTTCCATGTGCATGTCTTATAAATGTCACTGTGTTTGTTCTTTCACTCCCTCGGAAGAGTTGGATTTAGGTTGACAGCTTCTTAATCCATATTCTAGGTATGCTGGTGTCGTCTTGGAGAGATGACGGAAGCTTTACTATGTGTATTGCAAATTGATTGTTTAACACTATACAACACATCAGGTGAGCAACTTGGAATTTATTAAGTGAAAGTTTGTACTACAATGACAAGTGTTCCCTCTTGACGAGGCATACACATCAGTTCTACTACGtgttaaattaatttattttctaaattattaCTCGATTATCTTTCCTCACAAAGTCTTTTAACAGGTGAAGTAGTTTCTATCCCTCTACCTCGCACCATTACATCAATATGGCCTCTTCCATTTGGTTTGCTACTGCAGCATGCTGCTGAAGGGAATTCACCAAcacaaaattatttttcatcctcaagTCCTTTATTTGGCTCACGTGAGATGTTTCATTCTAGAAGAGAAATTGGTCATAGTCCACAGCACAATTTCAGTTTCTCGAGCGCATCTGACTGCGCAATCAAAGGGGAGCCCACCAAAACTTCTTCACATCTTATTCTAAAGGATGCATTGGAAGAACCACAGGTATGGCTGATGGTTTCCTTGTTACTATTCATATTTTCCGTGATGTTACATTTCTCTTTGCTTCTTCATTTGAGAAAAATAATATGCTTCTTGGTTCTTGCTTTCGAGTTTTGAAGTCTGTGTTTTCATCTCCGTTGAGGTTCTTGTGTTTAATATACTTTTCTAATATAGTTTTGGGCTGATTATTTTTAGTTAACCTATATTGAAGAAAGGGGGAAACTCAACATAATGAAGGATTTTGATGAAGAAACAATATGGACTAGCAATCGGATTCCTCTAATGGCATCATATAATAAAGGTTTGTTGTATTGCCTTCTACATGATCAGTTCCATCTCTGCTGCGcccttttttctttcatttttttttcttccagaaGTTGATGTGAACCTTTTCACTTTGTTTACAGGAAAGAAGCAACACTCAGTGTGGGTTGTAGACGTTATCAGTCCTAACCTTGAAATGGCAAATTCTTCTGTGAGTGAGGCAATTCCAGCTGCCAGGTTGCCACGGCAATTTTCTTTTCGTAAAGTATGGCAGGGGAAGGGTGCCCAATCGTCTGCCTCTAAGGTGCCACTCAACTGTTTTATTCGTCGATTGTCTTGACTGCAAAAAATGGAACTTTTTCTATGACTTGGTAGCAACTAAAGCGAATATAAAGAAGTGGAAAATGCATCCTAGGTTGGATTTTAAGACAAACAGAAATAATAGACGATGTGTTTTTACTTGGGCCTAATAATCACTGCTTAGGAAGGTTGTTTTCATGGAGCTACCATATTGCTGTATCAGGGTGCAACAAATTTttagctttcttctttttccttctcatttTCCTCTTACTATATTGTTGCTGCATAATTGGAAATCTAAACGTTCCTATATTATTGAATTAgtattttcttgtttattttgtgtactgtaattttaatttattttttatgcaattaagTTCATTAGGCGTTagtttatatatgtgatgcagcGAAAAATTGATGACAACAATAAAGAATAGCAGAATAAAGATTTGAACGAAGAGATTAGAAGAAGGGACGATAGAATCGACTCAATGGAGTCTTTAGGGTTAAAACCCAACAGAAAATTCtgtattttaattgaattaaagTCTAAAGTCATCTATAGCACGGAAGGTTACAATCCTTAAATAGAGAACCCCAAACCACTCCTACTAGGAAACCAATACTAAAAAGAGATCAGACAGACTCCTAATTGAACCCTAAAAGATAGTACTTGTTCGCCAAGCAGTAGACttcctaaaatatcataataaaacATTAATAAATACTTAATCTCGTTTTTCTAACTAACCTAGAAATTACGATAATGCCATCGCTTTTAAAACTCAAATAAAACCCTATAATATTGTCTTAACAATAATACTAACTTAAGTAAAAGATAAACAAGACCTAAAACCAACTGAAAAGGAAGTAAACTTCTAAATAAACTATAATTGAAAATCTCATGATTTTTGATCTGCATCAATATGGGTCGGCGACAGACAAAATGTATGCATTTTTACCCCCACTGCGAGAGCCTTCTGCATGagtgttgtttactttttataGGCGATTATgtggctcagtggtagagttgcagaggtgcaacctagaattcacaagttcaattcctgaaaatagcctctccacatatttgtGGGTTAAGGTATGCGTTGGAGAGACCGTTTCTTATTTTGTGCCGAAGCTCTTTATAAAGCACAGGCTGAAACAGGTGAAATCAAAGGGCATTACTTGAATGCTACTGCCGGTACATGCGAAGAAATGATCAAAAGGGCTGTCTTTGCTAGAGAACTGGGCGTCCCTATCGTAATGCATGACTACTTAACGGGGGGATTCACTGCAAATACTAGCCAACATCTTGCCTGTCTCTGACTTTgcccactacgggagccttgtaCATGGGTGTTGTTTACTTTACTCTCTAAGAAAGAGGAATATTATGTGAATAAAATCGAATATTTATGGTTTGCTTGCCCTTCCTCTCTTTCCCTTCCTACTCAACTTTTGTTCTTTTCCCTCTTTCGTTCTTGGCAAAccctattcttcttcttcttcttctattggGCTTCTTTTCCTCTTAACATGTTATTGTGTTCAAGTGTCTTTATTGTTCTACATGACCTTTTGGTATTAGAGACAGGCTTTAGTTTTAGTCTTTTAAATTATTAAGTCTTCATTTGGATGGCTATTTCAAGTCAAAAGGTGATTGTTCTGTAAGTTTTTATCATATTACCTTTTGGAATTGTAATGGTTTAGGGACTGGAACTAGAATTGGGAGGAATATTGTTGCAAATAAAATTGAGTATATGGAGGCCGTGGGGttgttttttcctctctttctccttcttggtttttcttctttttcctctcttgTTCTTGGCTTCTCTCCCGATGCTTCTTTTTGCATCTTGGCTTCTTTTTcccataatattattttattgttcaaTTCTCATTAGTTTTTTTACATCACGGGCAAACATGTGACGAAGTgctagagttgcaggggtgcaacgtagaggtcacaaattcaattcctggaaacagtctcaccacatattatgtggggtaaggtctgcatacattCTGCCTATCCCCGACTGCACCAattacgggagccttgtgcaccagagttgtttacctttagaTGTGTCATTATGTCCTTTTATACATCCCAACTCTAGTTCAAAATAAAACACCAAAACACCGGTTTTGTTCAATCATTTATCCTCTTAGATAATGTGCTTACTCCTCTTCGGATTCTTTTATGGTCATGCCTTTGGTCCTTAGCCGATCTATTTGGACTTGAgacttttatttgtttatctgTGCCATGTTTTTCATTTCTCTTCATTGTTGGGAATGAAAAAATCAGACAGAATTGGTAGGCGAGCATGTACTGATTAAGTCTCAACTAGCCTAGCAGTCATAAGTTATGGCGGCTCCAATTTTAAATACAGGGCGATACCCTGCGCGGCCAGAATGGGCTTAGCAGTCAGAATTCATTCAAATTACTCACTGGCGTTTTTGGACCTATATGTTTCCTCCTATAAATATTCAAACTTGGTTGATCTGATCAATTACAACCTTATAATGCAATAACATTCTCTGCCTCTGTtgctatttttgtttctttcttcctGAATTATTCACTAGGTCGGTTGGGTTGGTTCTTCTCGCATGGGTGGTGAGTTGAGTGCCACAATCCCAGTCATCATTGTTGATCCATATAAGCCAAAGTTTGTGGCACTGGCGATGTCTCTGGCATAGATGCAAGAATATATAGCTCCGTCTCCATGGGCGGTGGATGGGGAATCAAGAGAAGCAAGGCTAGGCATACCGTACACAAGGGATTGTGCAAAACTGCCAGAAGTTGTGCTAGAAATCACTTGTgtctcttcttgcattgcccTTGGTCCTCTAAAATCCGGGCTAATATTCTCATGATGATGGGCATTTCTTGGCCCTCTAGTTCTTCAGTGGACAAGGAATTAGTGGCTTGGAAGGCTATGGGCACTGACAAACAGCAAAGGTGTTTCTTTCAGTTGATTCCTATTTCTGTCATGTGGATGCTGTGGTTGGAAAGGAATAACAGAGTGTTCAACGATAGAGAATCCTTCATAGATACTTTCCTAGTCAATTGGTTGGACTGCATTAGATTTTGGGGTTCCTCCTTTTCTGGGAACTTGTTTGAGCATCTTTTCTTCCCCTCTTTGTAATTTGTTTGGGTTGCGCCTCCTGGCGCTTGAAAAAAatcttttttccattcaaaaaaaaaagaaatcactcGTGTTCAGTAGCTGCTTTCTTGACGAGTGCCCTTGGGGAACTGCTGTCCATTGAACATATATTAGTGTTGAATGTATTTTCCTTTGATCGTACTTATTGTTATCTTTAATGCTGCTTCTTAACTTTTTCTAAGCTTTTGATGCTGTGGTTCTATATAGAAcgatttcttttaatttttatttgattttgtacCTCAAATGAATATCAGGTTTTTCTGGCAACTGATGACGATGCAGCTCCTGTAGTGTGTTTTCTTCTTCAAGAGCATAAAAAGTTGTTGTCTGTAAGGCTTCAAAGTGTTGAAATCAATAATGAGATTATCTTTGATGTTAAGCCTGACATGAGCTGGAGCATACCTGCAATTGCAGCTGCACCTGTGATTGTAACACGCCCAAGGTTGAGTTCCTTTTATTCTCTCCTTAGTTGTTTCATATTGGTCAGTTGTTCATGATATTGTGAAGTAGCatttaatgggttttttttttcccagagtGAAAATGGGACTCCTGCCATATGTGGACATCATTGTTTTAGGTCCGGAAAGCACATTCCTTCTCTATGTAAGCtccatccattgagaatttttatttaaatttggtTATGGATAATTAGTGGTTCGATTGCTCATGAACTCCTTGACTTAAAAGAACTATATTAGACTgaacataaaagcccaaaatCAAATGAAACTCAAACCAAGACCTAATTGACAAAGCAAAGATCCATTcctgaaaaatagaaaattacatAATGGCGCCTAGTATAAGAATGCAGCATAGATCCTTTAATTAATAGGGTAATACACTTACCACCCCTAAAGTTTGCCATAAAGACAAATACCCCTTTCTAGTTCGAAAAAGACACTTTCCCCTTACCAATTAACTCGCCGTTAGTTTATTTCGTACAGATTGATATTTTATGAATTCTAGAAAAAGTTATAAACAAAAGAAGGGCACCAAGTGCATGCCTGAGATACACCAGTGCTGAATGAGATTCAGAACAATATCCTTGTCGTTACAACCTCTCTCCACATATCCTCTAAGCCTAAATAAATGATCATAAAAGCATGGGCTCATTGTTTACAATAATGAGAATTCCTCCCCCCTAAAAATCTTGCTATTCCTCTCCAACTAAGTTGTCCAGTGGAGGCAGCATGTTGACGAGGCCCTTAAGATTCATGTCTTGATGATCGGGATAAGGCTAACAGTTTTGCTTTGATAGTACCTACAGCAACCCACTGGATACCCAACATGCCTTTAAAAATATTCCAAAGATTCATAATCCTTTCGCACTGACAGCCTCTTGCCTTTCGAGATCCGGTCCATGGTGCAGCAAGAGACAAGCAGCATTTTCCTCCCCTTTCTTGCATTGCAGCATCTTTTTGCAAGCCCATGCCTGGTTTTATGCAGGCTATCAATAGTTAAAATCCTCTGCTAAGTTGCCTCCCATGtgcaaaaaaaaacttttggatGTGCCAGAGTTTTCCAAACACCTTTCTAGGGGAAGGTAAAACATCAGTGTCTCCAGCACATGTCCCTTCGAGCTTTCCTGTTACACATCTGGACCAGGGGAGGGGAATGGTGGCGAGTCAATGCAAGATATATAATATGTTGTTTTGTCAATAGCAAATTTTGCATTTTGTTTGTTATATAATTTTCTGTTAAGTTTGACTTACTATTGACTAAATGAGGGAGGTAACTGTCCATTGCGTTAATGATTAAACCTCAAAGTATCTCGTGTTCCTTTTGAAATTAGAGGGGGTAATAAGTCTATCATAAACCTCAGGTCTAATATATGTATTTTACCATTTTATAAGCTAATAGTAATATTACATTTATGACCATGTTCTAATTTCCCATTCATCATCATGTTACTTTTTACAACTTTTTAAAGTGTATTTACATTGTTCTTGGAACAAAAATTCAGCGTTCGTTTGCATTGTTGTACTTGGTACCTGTGCAACTACGCTATGTAGGTTACGTGATATATTTTTGATATACCAAAACATTACTGGTTGTGTTGCATTGCAGTAGTTCACTTCCCTTTCTAGCCAAGTGCACCTGATGAGTGATGACAATGGAAAGTTGTTTAGCATTTTCTTTTGAACTTACTAAGGAAGTAGTGATGGTAGCATGTGATAAATGGAGGCTAACGTCCTGTGCGAGGGTGTTATTGGAGAAAAAGAATCAATTCAAATGGCTTTGTCCTATTTTTCCCTGAATTGCTCTATCTATTTAAATATGCACAACTTGAACATACTTCATTGAATCTTTATCGGATGAACCTCTTTATCCTTTGGTAAAATGCCGTTGAAGTTTTCTTGCTGACTCTTTTCTATGCATTGAGTTCTGCTCCCACAATATTTGCTTTAATGTTTGATATCTTTGTTcctatatgatttgatattaattattcaatttatttaggAAGGTTCTTTGTTTTCTCCTTTTGATGTCAAAATATCTTAGATGTGTATAGTTGACATGTGTTATATTGCAGTCAGGGAACCAATGCCTGTGTCGATTTTTATTACCTTCTCATCTTGGTCAAGGAGATCTCTCCCCTAATCCAAAATTTCCGGATAGTGCATCTATTCCCCATGACTTAAAGATGGTTGGTTTGGCTGATGCAGTGGAGGGGCGTGTAAACATAGTATTAAATAGTGGACAGGTATGCAAACTCCTAAAAAATTTAGAAACTGttaagcaaaagaacaaaagaactcTTGGTACTATTATTAATCTATTTGCTCATTGTTCTGCTGAAAAGTTCTCTGCTATATTCTGAAATATTGCAATTTCATTCAGTTGAACTGTTACTGatgtattaaaatattttataatattgtGTCACTCTTTAATACCACATACACCACTCCGGACTTGCAACTGCAAGTTGGGTatggtttttcagtttttgatgGTTATCAAATTAAATTAGGCTGGGTAAGTTCCGGTAGCTTACTCTTTAATGAAATCATTTGTGTAATCAAATGCTCTGGCtttgaatattttttgttatttgtccaGATGTTTCGATGTGCTCTACGGAGAAGCCCTTCATCTTCCTTAGCAAACGATTGCATCACAGCAATGGCTGAAGGGCTTGGTTCCAGTTTCTATAATCATTTTTTAGGTCTACTTTGGGGAGACGGCGACTCCGCCTATTTGTCAAAGGCTGATTCTAGTGTTAACTCTGAATGGGATTCATTTTGTAGTGTCATTTTGCAAATGTGCAGAAAGACTAGTGTCATATCTCAAAAAACTACAAATTCGGTGACGCCTTCAGCTTGGGATTTCCTCTTGAACAGCAAATTTCACAATAACTATAGCAAAAGTAATTTTCTTTCTGGTATTTCTCTTATAACAACACCTCGTGATGGTTGGGATATGGATTCTTTAGGACCAGATATTTATTGTAAACAAAGCTCAGGAAAAGGCTTTTACTCTGAACTATTGAAGGAAGTTTTGGAAACTCTGCACGCGTTGTATGAATGTCTAAAATTGGATAATCTTCGCAAATGGTAAGTCCAGTTTCTCATTATGTGCAACTACCTCCTGTAGTTAAGGCCATGTTAAAAATTTTCTCTGACGAGTATAATTTATCCTCTGAGCTCTATCCTTTTTGAAGCTAGGATTAGTTTTgtcaaaatttaatttgttatcatCTGTGTTGCATGAAAAGATGAAAGTCAAGAAGCTGCtgtttatttgtattattaGGAGTTAACATGGGTGAGTGGAAGCACAATTCTCCCATGCTGAAAGACTTACTGCAATTTTTTAACTTAATGTTCAAATGACAGAACAAGATATTGTAGGTTTTAGCTCTATGTATATGTCTGCTGAATATTTTCTGAATACATGCGTCTTGCTAAACCTCAAGTGGAATCTTGATCTTGTATTTGTATGCTGTTTTGTATTCTTTTGTGGCTTGCGTCATGCATTTTGGTTTGAATTTGAACTTTTGAAATTTTCAGAATAGTTGATAAGCCTTAGGACTCATTATTCTGTATCCTTGTTTTATTAATGCTATAATCTAAGAAGTAATTGGCGCTTTTAGGGACTTGGAGTCTCTGGCTGTTCTTTTGTGCAGTATTGCCAAATTTCTTGGTGAGGAAATTTATCTTGATCATTATGTACGAGATTTTCCTGGTCTTTTGAAGAAGTTTGGCATGTGCAAACCATCTTTCTCTCAGACGAGTCCTCCTAGTTTATTCAGATGGCTTGAAATGTGTTTGCAACATGGCTGCACCTCTGCAAATAAAAATGATCTTCCACCTTTAGTTCGTAAAGATGGAAGTAATGTTGTGAGCTGGGCGCG is from Tripterygium wilfordii isolate XIE 37 chromosome 14, ASM1340144v1, whole genome shotgun sequence and encodes:
- the LOC120014680 gene encoding ribulose bisphosphate carboxylase large chain, which translates into the protein MRWRDRFLFCAEALYKAQAETGEIKGHYLNATAGTCEEMIKRAVFARELGVPIVMHDYLTGGFTANTSQHLAFFIWMAISSQKVGWVGSSRMGGELSATIPVIIVDPYKPKFVALAMSLA